The Luteibacter flocculans genomic interval TGAGAAGTCGCTCTGCCGGCGTCGTCGTCGAAAGGCTGACGGTATCGACCGGAACCATTTAGGTGGCTATCTGACCGGTTCGGTTCGATCCTAACGTAAAAGCTTGACGTCATCAAAACTTTTTGATCTTATCGAAATCACGCAGTGTGCACCGCAGCATACGCGATTTTTGGACGGCCATACGTTAGGGCGCCAGGGGATACAGGCGCAGCCGGTCATGGACGTCTGGTGTCAATCGAGCAACGGCCACTCACGGCATCGTCCGTGGTACGAGGTCCGGGGGCATACACATCAAAACAGGCGAACGCGCTCTGAACCATGAGCGTGCACGAAGGACGTGCACGTTTCGCAGGCCGTCTTCTGTCCAGCCGACTCTGGGGAGTCCCAATGAACCATGATTTAAAGCGCACCCTTCTCTATACGGCCCTGTTGTCGGTCGCTCTGGCATCGGGCGTGGCCTATGCGCAGGACGCCTCCACCTCGGCAAACGACAAGACGAAGACCCTGCCATCCGATACGCCGCAGACGCTCGAAGGCATCACTGTCTCGGCCGAAAAGCGCGACCAGGACATCCAGAAGGTGCCGATCAGCATGACTGCCCTGACCGGAGAACAACTCGAACGCCAGGGTGTTACCAGTCTCGTGGATCTGGCGCGCATTGCGCCGTCACTGACTGTCGCGTCGTCGGGCCCGGGCTCGAACAACCTGATCATTCGCGGTATCTCGTCGAGCGCCGGCTCCGCTGCCACGGTGGGCTACTACCTCGACGATGTGCCGATTGCCGCATCGAGCAATGCCGCCCTGCTGTCGACCCGAGGCGTCATCGATCCGTCCGTCTTCGACATCGCGCGCGTCGAAGTGCTGCGCGGCCCGCAAGGCACCATCTACGGTTCCAGTTCCATGGGCGGCACGGTGAAATACGTGACCAACCAGCCGGATCTCGATTTCGTCGAGGCCCGCATCAAGACGGATGTCTCAGGCACATACCACGGCGGTCCGAACGCGAACGTCAACGGGGTACTCAATGTGCCGCTGCTCAAGGACAAGGTCGCGCTGCGTGTGTCCGCCTACTACCGCCGCGACGACGGCTATATCGATCGCTACGCCATTTCGCCGACGAACTATCTGGAGGCCGACCCGGACAGCAAGAAGAAGGACAACGTCAACACATACACCACGTACGGCGCGCGCATGGCGATGCTCATCAAGCCGGACGATTCGCTGACGATCACGCCAAGCATCATCTACCAGTACTCGAAGCTGGGCTCGCCGTTCACCTACGACAAGATTCCCGCCACGCTCGCGAATCCGTACCAGGTACGTGACGTCAACGAAACCAATGTGCAGGAATCGACGATCTCCAATATCGCCGTCCACAAGCAGTTCGATGCGTTGGAACTGATGTCGTCGGCCTCGTACTTCACCCGTAACGTCTCCATTCGCGACGACAGCTCCAAGGTCATCAACTACTTCTTCGGTCTTCCGACCGTATATCCGACGACGATGTACGGAAGCTACAAGAACAAGGAGTTCACCGAGGAAGTCAGGGCGACCAGCAAGTTCGACGGACCAGTGCAAGCCATTCTTGGCGCGTTCTACCACGACGTGCGCGCACCGCTGGCCTCCTCCATTCCGTACCCCGACGGTTTCAACCAGACGTTCGATACACCTTTCCCGGGCTACTCCACCATCTACCAGGGTGCGCGTACCGCCACGCTCAAGGAATATGCCGTCTTCGGGGAGCTGTCCTGGAACATTACCGAGAAGCTGAAGGCGAGCGCAGGCATCCGTGCGTTCGAGGTCAAGCAGGGTTTCTCGCAGAGCGGTGACGGCCTGCTCAACGGCGGCCCGAGCACGGTGCACAGCGACTCGAAGGACTACGGCAGCACGCCGAAATTCACGCTGCAGTACCAGGTGAGCCCCGAGAACATGGTGTACGTCACCGCCTCGGAGGGCTATCGCCCTGGCGGCCCGAACAACCCCGCACCGGAGGCGCTGTGCGGCTCGGAAGTGGCAGGGCTCGGTCTCAGCAAGTCGCAGTTGAACAAGTACAACCCGGACACGCTCTGGAATTACGAGATCGGTTTCAAGAGCGCGTGGCTGGATCGTCGGCTGCTCGTCGATGCGTCCGTCTATCACATCGACTGGGATCACGTGCAGCAGCAGATCGTGCTGGGCTGCGGATACAACATCACCGCGAACTTCGGCAAAGCCGTCAGCCAGGGCGCAGAGCTGGAACTGAAGTTCCTGCCGATCAATGCCGTAACCTTGAGCGCCGGCTTCGGTTACAACGATGCCCACCTGAAGAACGACGTGCCAGGTACCTCCGCGAAGGATGGCGACCGCCTCGTGAACGTGCCGCGCTTCACCGGTTCGCTTGCGGCCGAATACCGCCGCCGCGTCAACGCGGAATACGACGGCTTCATGCGTGCGGACGTCAGCTACGTGGGCGATTCGAACTTCCTGTATGACCGCGAGAGCCCGTTCTATCGGCGCAAGGGCTTTGCCACGACCAACGTCCGCGTGGGTGTGGAAGGCCGCAACGGATTCGACATCTCGTTCTACGCCACCAACCTGTTCGACAAGCACGGGGAAACCGACCTGCCCGTCGCGATTTCGGCCGACCTGCCGACGACACGCCGTGTAGCGCTGAACCAGCCACGCACGATCGGCGTCACTCTGCAGTACCAGTACTGAGCTTCGATCGGAAACGCGGGCGTCGTGCGACACGGCGCCCGCGCATTTTTCGGACGGTGGGAGCCACCCTGGTGGCGAAAAGCCAACGAAGCGGTTTAGCAGTGAGGCAATCCCCCATCGCCACCAGGATGGCTCCCACCAACAAGCGTGCCCTCGCCGCCATGGCGGCTCCCACATGAGTGCCGATTCGCCAGGCGACTCAGGTCCGATGCGAGGCCGCACGGTGCTCCCACCCCAAGAAGCGAAGCCCCAACGACCCGCAAATCCGCGAAGAATTTTGTTCCACGCGATGTCGATCCAGGCTCTGCTCGTTCGTCGTTGGTAGGTAGAGGGGCATGCCGCCTCCTCCCGCCCCCGACCAGGAGCCGCCATGAATCCGAAGAACACCATCTGCCTTTGGTATGACAAGGACGCGTTCGAAGCCGCCACGTTCTATGCGGAAACGTTTCCTGATAGTGCCGTGGGGACGATTCACCCTGCGCCAGGCGACTATCCCGAAGGCAAGCAAGGCAGCATTCTCATGGTGGAATTCACCGTCATGGGCATCCCGTGCCTGGGCATGAACGGCGGCCCGATGGTCAAGCACAGCGAGGCATTCTCGTTCCAGGTAGCGACGGACGACCAGGCCGAGACCGACCGTCTGTGGAACGCCATCATCGACAACGGCGGCAGCCCAAGTGACTGCGGCTGGTGCAAGGACAAGTGGGGCTTGTCGTGGCAGATCACGCCGCGCGCGCTGATGGCAGCCGTGACCGATCCCGATCGCGCTGCGGCCAAACGCGCATTCGACGCCATGATGGGCATGTCCCGGATCGATATCGCCGCCATCGAGGCGGCACGGCGCGGCTGACACCGGGGACGGTACCCTTACCATGATCGTGCACCCTGCACGTCAAAGGAATACGCATGCCTTTCCCGCGACACCCCTTCGCCATCGTCGCCTGCGTCGTCGTGCTGATCGCCACGCCTTCATACGCCAACGATGCATCCCCGTTCGACACGAGCGAACTGGATCGCACCGTGGTGCCGTGTATGGACTTTGATCGCTTCGTCAACGCCCGCTGGCTCGCGGCGCATCCCATTCCCGCAGATGAGGTGCGTTGGGGCGTGTTCGATCAACTCGCCCTGGAAAGCCTGCGTATTCAGCGCGACATTGCCGATCAGGCGGCGAAAACCTCAAGCCCGGCCGATGGCGACATCGCCAAACGTCAGATCGGCCTGCTTTACCGCTCAGGCATGGATACCGCGGCGATCGAACGGGCGGGCATCACGCCACTCAGGCCTACGCTCGACGCCATCGCGCGGCTGAAGACGCCGAACGATATCGCCACCTTCCTTGGCCGCGCTGCGGCGGACGGCCAATCGTTCGTCTTCACCTTCGACGTGCAAGGCGACTATCGCGACGCCCGAAAGCAGATCGCGGCCGCGTCGCCTTCCGCGCTGGGACTACCCAACCGCGATTATTACGTGGACGCGCGATATGCGGCGGAACGAAAGGCTTACCGTACCTACATGATCGACCTGCTTCGCCTGGGCGGCGACGTCTCGCCCGAGCGCAGTGCGGACGATGCATTCGCGCTGGAAACCGCGCTCGCTGCGGTAACTCCCTCGCCGGTCGAAGCCCGGCAGCCGGCCAACCAGTTCAACGCGGTACGGGCGACGGATGCGGACCGCCTCATGCCGCACTTCCGCTGGGCACGCTATCTCGCGGCGCAGGGGTTGCCGGCAGACGCGGCATTCTCTCTCGCGCCCCCTGCTTTCTTTTCCGGCGTCGATCGATGGCTGGCCTCGGCACCGCCGGCCCAGTGGCGGGCCTACTTGCGCTTCCATGCCCTGGATACCGCCGCGCCTTATCTCACGCAGGCATTTCAAGACGCCGCATTCGCCTTCCATGGCCGCGCGCTGACGGGCCAGCAGCACGACAAGCCGCGCTGGCAGCGCGTGCTCGGCACGATCAATGCCTCGATGGGCGAAGCGATGGGCCAGCTCTATGTTGCCCGTACGTTTTCGCCCGAGGCCAAGCAGCGCGCCCAGGTCCTGGTGACCCGTTTGCTGGCGGCACTCAAGGCGCGCATCGAGGGGCTCGACTGGATGAGTGAGACCACCAAGGCGCGTGCCCTGGCCAAGTGGGAGGCATTCGTGCCGAAGGTGGGTTATCCCGATCGGTGGCGGGACTGGTCCGGCCTCGATCTGTCGCCGGTCAATTACTACGCAAACGTGCGTGCGCTCGCGCGTTACAACCACCACGACGCAATGGCGCGCGTCGGCACGCCTACGGACCGGACACGCTGGAGCGTGTTGCCGCAGACCGTGGATGCGTTCTACCGCGCGGAGGACAACAGCATCACCTTCCCCGCCGCGATCCTACAGCCGCCGTTTTTCTACGCCGATGGCGACGACGCGATCAATTACGGCGGCATCGGTGCCGCCATCGGTCACGAGGCCACGCACGGTTTCGACGATGCGGGCCGCCAGTTCGACGGGCAAGGCAACCAGACCGATTGGTGGACATCCGACGACAACCGACGCTTCAACGCACGTGCGGATGCGCTCGTGCGACAGTTCGACGGCTATGCGCCGTTGCCCGGCCGCCCCGACGTTCATGTCAATGGACGCCTCACGCTTGGCGAGAACATCGCGGATCTCGGCGGCGTCCACATCGCGTATGACGCATTGCAAGCCGCGCTAAAGGCCGATCCTGCGGAGGCGCGTCGTCGCATCGGCGGCTTTACGCAGGATCAGCGTTTCTTTCTGGCCTTCGCGCGGATATGGCGAGGCCGGATGCGCGAGCAGCAGACGCTCGTCTATCTGGCGAGCAATCCGCATGCCCCGCCGCACGAGCGCATCATCGGCACGCTCGGCAACGTGCCTACCTTTGCGGAGGCGTTCCAGTGCAAGGCAGGCGATGCCATGCCGAGACCGAAGAGCGAGCAAGTGCGGATCTGGTGACCTGAGGCGCCGCTAGGCGATGTCCACCACGACCTTGCCTCGCGCCGCCTGGGACGTCAGCAAGGCATGCGCATCGGCCACGTCGGCGAGCGTGAAATGGTGCGGATCGAGCGTGACCCGGAGCTTGCCCGCGTCGGCCAGCAGCGCGGCTTCGGCCATGATCCGGCCGTAGTGCGACCGCCCTTCCCCACTCAGCAGCGGCAGCAGCGTGAACACGCCGGAGTACGTTGCGCTGCGGAATGACAGCGGCGCGAGGGAATGCGTCCCCCAGCCGAGCGCACTGACCACGTGACCGAAACGCCGCACGGCGCGGAACGACGCATCGAGCACCGCACCGCCCACCGTGTCGTAGACCACGTCGAAGCCGTCGCCGCCGGTGCATTGCGCCACGTAGTCGTCTACAGGGCGGGCGCGGTCGATCGGTGTGACGCCCATGGCGGCAAGCTCGCCCGCGCGTTCGGGACGATCCGTGGCGTACACGTCCGCACCGCGCGCCAGGGCGATTTGCACCGCCGCACGGCCGACGCCGCCGCTTCCACCTTGCACGAGCACCTTCATGCCTGGCGCGAGCCGGGCGCGGTCGATCAAGCCCTCCCATGCGGTGATGAACACCAGCGGCAGTGCGGCCGCTTCGCGCATCGACAGCGCGCGCGGCTTGTGCGCGAGCAGCCGGGCGTCCACGTTTGCGGCCGAGGCGAGACTGCCCTGGTGGCCGCCCACACCGCCGGTCATGCCCCAGACCTCGTCACCCACCCGAAAAGCCGTCACGTCGGAGCCCACTGCTTCGACGACACCGGCCAGATCCAGGCCCAGGACGGCGGGAAGCGGATGGCGGGCGTGCTCGGCCTTGCCCGCGCGAATCTTGGTATCGAGCGGATTGACGCCGCTGGCGTGGATGCCTACCCGAACCTCGCCGGGGCCGGGCGGTGGAAGCGACAGCGTCTTGAGCACGAAGGGGCCATCGACCTGCTCGACAACGGCGGCGTGGATTGTGTCAGGCATACTGGCGATCTCTGCTGAGGGTGGTGGGAATCCGATGTCTGGCGAGCGCCGCGGCATGTCGGCGTCGTGTTGCCAGTGTGGTGACCTCGCCCCTGCCTGACCACCGCCACCGCCGCATGGCCGCCATACGAAATCGCATGAACGACGCACGCCTCGATTGGGACGACCTCCGCCTGTTCCTCGCCATCGCGAAGACCGGCACGCTGACAGCCGCGGCGTCCCAGCTCGACCTCAGCCAACCCACCGCGGGCCGCCGCCTGCGTCAGTTGGAAGAAGCCTGTGGCTGCATCCTGTTCCAACGCTCTGCGAGCGGCTTCCGCCTCACCGACGAGGGTGCGGCCATGCTGCGCCACGCCGAGCGCATGGAAGACGAAGTGCTCGCGATGGAACGCGAACTGGCGGGTCAGGACGATACCCTGCACGGTCAGTTGCGCGTCTCGTCACCGGACTGGTTCGCCCATCTCGTGCTTGCCCCGGCCATCGCGCGTTTCAGCCTGCACCATCCCCGGGTCACCATCGAACTGGTGGCGGACTTCCGCATGCTCAGCCTCGATCGTCGGGAAGCCGACCTCGTGTTCCGCTTTCGCCCGTCCGACGTGCCCGACGTGGTGCAACGTCGGCTCACGCACGTTCGCTATGATCTGTTCGCCTCGTCCGGATACCTCGCCGCACGCGGCCGTCCCGAGGCCACGGTCGACGGGGAAGGTCACGCCATCATCGGTATGGATACGCAGTTCGATGCGCTGGCCGATGTCGCGTGGCTGCATGAGCGATTTCCCCGCGCGCAACTCACCATCCGCAGCAACAGCCGCGAAGCGCAAGGCATCGCCTGCGCGCATGACGCAGGGCTGGCCGTGCTGCCCAGCGTCCTCGGTCACCACTACGGCTTGGAACCCATCGACACCGGCGATGCGCTGCCGTCGCGCGATCTATGGCTTTGCTATCACACCGACCTGCGTCGTCTGCGACGACTCCGCGTGTTCCTCGATTTCCTCGGCGAGGCCATCGACGATCCGCTTGGAAGCCACGCTTCCTGAGAGACATCGGCGAGCTGGCTATCCAGTGGCTCAACGCCTCAGGCGCGCGGCACCGGCAGAGCGTGACCTGATGCGGGTGACTGCACGACGTCCGGCCGCCAGCCGCATTCCCACGCCTGTCGCCAGACCATGATCAGCGGACGGCCGGTAGCAGTACTCACGGTGTGATGTCCCGCAGCGAGCGACCAGCGGGTAGCCGCCGTTGCGCCGTCGATCGAGACCGGCGTCTCCTGGAGACCATCCGTCGCGACATAGCTGCCGGCCAGTACGACATCGACGTTCGCCGGACCTGCCAGCGCGGGAACGGCGATGCCAGCCATGCGCACCCCTCCGGTACCGGGCAGGTAGTGCTGCTCGATGAATGCTTGCGCTGCCGGTGGATACATCCCATCGATCGCGACCATCGTATGGTTTGCGATCAGCCAGCCGGCAATATCGTCCGGCATGCGGCCGTACTTGAAACGCTGCCTCGCCAGACTCTCGATCACCAGATAGTAGGGGCGGCGCCTGAAGATGCCTCCGTTCTTCGGGTCCATCAGCGTGTCGTTCGGCGTGGTACAGGCAATCACGACACGCAGTTGCGCCTCCTCCGCCGCGAGCTTGTCTCGCCAGAGCGGAGCGTGGGTGAGCACCAGGCCGAACTCCGTGAGCGCGAGGAGAGAAACGAGCGCGATCTTGCCCTTGGATGGAAGGACGCCGGAGCGGTCGACGAAGCCGATCAGCCAGAGCACCGCCATGGGCAGCACGGGGAGAAAATCCTGTTCCGTCGGCAGAGGCCAGACGAACCAGATCATCAGCATGAACAGGAGCGCATGCACGCCGAGGAATGTTCGCCATCGCGTGGTCGCATCCTTACCGCGCATCGTCACTACAACGAAGACAAGGATCGCGACAGCGACAAGCGCGTAACCGACGAGATGCCATGGGCGCCCGGGACACCCGGTAGGCGCGAGGTTGTACGCGACGATGTCGAACCAGGCGGGGGCACCATCGTGCCGCATCGCCAGCCACAGGACGAACAGGCCCGGCACGGTCACCATACCCGCGAGCAGCGCCAAGGCGTTCGCCGCGGTGACGCGGCGATGTATCCACCACCATGTGCCCCAGATCGCCCCCCCAGACGCGAGTGCGACGACCGTCAGCGGCAGCGTTTTCTGTGAGACGGACAAGGCTGCGCCGAACAACACGCCACTCGCCAGCCAGCGCCAGGTTCGCCGCTGCGCAAGCGTCATCGTCGCCATGCCGCAAAGCCACAACGCCGCCCACAGATCGTCGGTGCGGAACTCCCCGAACTTGATGAACAGGATGGGAAGCAGGCCAATGAGGATCACGGTTGCATCAGCGATACCGTTGGAATACAGCCGGCGCGCGATGCGCCATGTCGCTACCAGCGACAGCATGTACCAGGGCACCACGGCGAGGCGCAGCCACCACAGAACGTCCGGCCGTTCGCCGAGAATTTTCAGCAGTGCGGCGTAGATCGCACTGAACAACGGACCATGGTTATCGAAAACATCGCGGTAAGGCATCGCGCCCTGCGCAATGCTCCACGCCACATGCGCATGTTGCGGCTCATCCGAATTCAGCGGATAGGCCGACAACCACAACACGCGAAGAACAAGCAGGACGATAAGCCCACCCACTCGCATGCTCATCGCTGCCGTCACACGGCGGGTTCTTGTCGTACACGCCGGTGAGTTCACGAGAGGTCGATCGCGTCGCGCAGGAGGAGTCTGTGCGCAACGTTAGTGCGGCGTTCTTTCCAACGCCTTTCTCAATGAGCAATGAAAAACTAAGGCACGGCGGAAGCGGTTCCTTTCATAAGTGGGACAGGAGCGCGGCCGCCGCGAATCGTTCTGTCACATGCCAGAAACCTGCGCGCTTCTCCTGCAGGAGCCGCCATGGCGGCGAGGGGAATCTTGTCACCATGCCGCAAGATTTCCTCGCCGCCATGGCGGCTCCTAAGGGGAGGTAGCTGCTTGCTACTGAGGTTTCACAAGCCGCCGTGACGGCCCCTTCCGATTACTTCACGCCTTCGTATACGATGCGGGTGAAGAAATCGGGGGCGATCACGAAGTGCCCGTAGATCGCGTCGTACTCGGCCGTGGGCTTCGCGGCGATGACTTCGTCGAGCGACTTGCCTGCCTTCTTCATGGCGACCACCTTGTCGCGAATGCCGGCGAGCATGTCGCGAAAATCTTTCAGTTGCTTCTTGCTGCCAACCGGTCCGTGGCCGGGCACGATGATGACGTTGTCATCGAGGCGCGCGAGGATGGCGTCATCCGCTTTGATCATGCCGTCGATGCCACCGCCATGCTCGTTATCGATGAACGGATAGACGCCGTTCCAGAACAGGTCGCCAAGCGAGGCGACGTTGGCCTCCTTGAAAAACACGTAAAGATCGGTGTCGGTATGCGACGGGTCGAGCAGACGCACTTCCACGGTCTGGCCCTCGAAATGAAGCGTCTTGTCGGCCTTCAAGACCTCGGTCGGTATCGCGCGCTTGGGCAGCGGCTGGAAGGTGAAATCCCAGTACGCCACATGCGTCACTTCCGAAACGCGGCGCACCGTGCCCTGCGTGGCAAGGATCTTGGCGCCGCCCTCACTCACCCACGTGTTGCCGTCCGTGTGATCCCAGTGGTAGTGCGTATTGATGACGTACTTGATTGGCGTCTTGCCCAGCGCGTCGAGTGCGGCTTCCACGCGTGGTCGCGATACGGCGATACCGGCATCGACCAACAGCTTCCCCTGCTTACCGGCCAGCACGGTGATGTTGCCGCCCGAACCCGAAAGCATGCTCAGCGATCCGCGCAGCGCCGTCGTCTCGATCGGGTCCGTGGCCGCGGCCTGATTGATCTTGATCACCGGGCTCACCGCCTTGGCGGTCTGTGCCCACGCGGCGTTCGTGGCGGACGCGGCGACGACGGTCGCCAGGGCAAACGAAAGGATCGACCGGTTCGATAACAGGCGGCTTGTCATGGCGCACTCTCCTTGGGGCGGCTCGGCGGGCGCCAGCCGGATGCGACATTTAGCGCCGCCTTTTTCGCAATTTATTGTGGAAATACGCGACCGACGGCGCTTGGCAGCGGCTTAGCTTTACCTGATAATGCGACTGCTTCGCATTTACATCCGCCCGCGAACCTGCCTGGATCCTCGATGCCCTCCACTGCCCCCACCCTTCGTGCGCTCGTCGGCGCGATCCTCGTCGTGCTCCTGTCTCCCACCGTGCATGCGACCGACGATGCCAATCCACAGCAGACGCCCCGCGACAACAGCACCACGCTTTCGGGCATCCAGGTCGAAGCCAACGTGGCGGCGCCCACCGCGGCCTATGCAGGCGATCAGGTCGCGCGTGGTGGACGGTTTGGCGTGCTGGGTAACCAGGACGCCATGAACGTGCCGTTTGCCAGTACCAGCTACACGGACACGCTTATTCGCAACCAGCAGGCGCGCACGCTGGGTGACGTGGTGTCGAACGACGCCGCCGTACGCACCGGCTTCGGCTTCGGCAACTTCTCGCAGACCTTCACCATTCGCGGGTTTCAGCTCTACAGCGACGATATCGCCTTCGATGGCCTGTACGGCTTGCTGCCCCGGCAACTGCTCGCACCGGAGTTGGTCAGCCGCGTGGAAGTATTCAAGGGATCCAGCGCGTTTCTCAACGGCATCAGCCCCGGCGGCTCCGGCATCGGCGGTTCGATCAATATCGCACCCAAGCGTGCCGAAGCGCAGCCGATCGCACGGGTCGGGCTCGACTGGGGCAGCGACAGTCAGGTGGGTGCGAGCGTCGATCTCGGTCGCCGCTTTGGCGCTGGCGATGCCTTCGGTGTGCGCGTGAATGCCGTGCATCGCGACGGCAACACCGGCATCGACGGCGAACAGCGCCGCGTCACCGCTGCGTCGGTCGCGTTCGATTACCGCGGCGACGAGCTGCGCGTCACCACGGATCTCGGCTACCAGAAGCAGGTCATTACCGGCGGCCGTGCCGTCGTCTATGCCAGTGGCCTCACCGCCGTTCCGCGTGCCCCGTCCGCACGCACCAACTACGCGCAACCGTGGTCGAACTCCTCGCTGGAGGACACCTTCGGCGTCGTTCGCGCCGAGTACGATTTCGCACCGTGGATCACCGGTTACGTCGCGGCCGGTGCGCACCACGGCAACGAGTTTGGCGACTACGTGAGCCCTACCCTGCTCGATCGCGCTGGCAACGCCACGGAAACGCGCTTCACGGTGCCGTACATCGCCGACACCGCCACCGGCGAGGCGGGAGTCAACATGCACTTCGACACCGGCGAGGTCAGCCACCGCGTCAACGTCGGCTTCTCCGCGCTCACGTTCCGCAAGAAGGCGGCGTACGCCGGCTCACTCGATCCGATCCAGACCAACCTTTACGCGCCGACCTATGTGCCGGTGCCGGCGTTTGCCTATAACGTGGGCCCGATTTCCGATCCGGGCATTACGGGGCGCACGCAACTGCGCAGCGTCGCGGTGTCGGACACCCTCGGTTTCCTCGACGACAGCCTGGAACTCACCCTCGGCGCCCGTCGCCAGAAGCTGCACGTGCTCGGTTACAACTACGCGGTGAACGGCGTGGATGGTGCGAAGAATGCCGAGTACGAGCAGTACGCCACCAGCCCCGTCATCGGTCTGAACTACCGTATCGCCGAGCAATGGTCGGTCTACGCCAACCATATCGAAGCGCTGACGCAGGGCGATCAGGCGCCGGAGACCTTCAACAACCGACCGGTGACCAATGCCGGCCAAGTGTTCGCGCCGTACAAGGCGAAGCAGAACGAAGTGGGCGTGAAGTGGGATGCCGGTACCGTCGGCAGCAGCCTCGCACTGTTCCAGATCAAGCAGCCGAGCGCCTACGTCGACACGTCCAACACGTATGTCGTGGACGGTGAGCAGCGGAATCGCGGCGTCGAATGGAACGTGTTTGGCCAGCCCACCGCGGGGATACGCGTGCTTGGCGGCCTCAGTTACATCCGGCCCGAACTGGTGAAGACTCAGGGGGGCACGAACGAAGGCAACGACGCGATCGGCGTGCCCCGCTTCCAGGCCAATGCCGGCGTGGAGT includes:
- a CDS encoding MBL fold metallo-hydrolase, translating into MTSRLLSNRSILSFALATVVAASATNAAWAQTAKAVSPVIKINQAAATDPIETTALRGSLSMLSGSGGNITVLAGKQGKLLVDAGIAVSRPRVEAALDALGKTPIKYVINTHYHWDHTDGNTWVSEGGAKILATQGTVRRVSEVTHVAYWDFTFQPLPKRAIPTEVLKADKTLHFEGQTVEVRLLDPSHTDTDLYVFFKEANVASLGDLFWNGVYPFIDNEHGGGIDGMIKADDAILARLDDNVIIVPGHGPVGSKKQLKDFRDMLAGIRDKVVAMKKAGKSLDEVIAAKPTAEYDAIYGHFVIAPDFFTRIVYEGVK
- a CDS encoding TonB-dependent receptor gives rise to the protein MPSTAPTLRALVGAILVVLLSPTVHATDDANPQQTPRDNSTTLSGIQVEANVAAPTAAYAGDQVARGGRFGVLGNQDAMNVPFASTSYTDTLIRNQQARTLGDVVSNDAAVRTGFGFGNFSQTFTIRGFQLYSDDIAFDGLYGLLPRQLLAPELVSRVEVFKGSSAFLNGISPGGSGIGGSINIAPKRAEAQPIARVGLDWGSDSQVGASVDLGRRFGAGDAFGVRVNAVHRDGNTGIDGEQRRVTAASVAFDYRGDELRVTTDLGYQKQVITGGRAVVYASGLTAVPRAPSARTNYAQPWSNSSLEDTFGVVRAEYDFAPWITGYVAAGAHHGNEFGDYVSPTLLDRAGNATETRFTVPYIADTATGEAGVNMHFDTGEVSHRVNVGFSALTFRKKAAYAGSLDPIQTNLYAPTYVPVPAFAYNVGPISDPGITGRTQLRSVAVSDTLGFLDDSLELTLGARRQKLHVLGYNYAVNGVDGAKNAEYEQYATSPVIGLNYRIAEQWSVYANHIEALTQGDQAPETFNNRPVTNAGQVFAPYKAKQNEVGVKWDAGTVGSSLALFQIKQPSAYVDTSNTYVVDGEQRNRGVEWNVFGQPTAGIRVLGGLSYIRPELVKTQGGTNEGNDAIGVPRFQANAGVEWDLPNVPDVTLSARAVHTGKQYLDAANTLKVPAWTTYDLGARTTTHLEGVPVTFRLTVQNVANKGYWASANGGYLTQGTPRTFYVSASFDL